A region of Colletotrichum higginsianum IMI 349063 chromosome 10, whole genome shotgun sequence DNA encodes the following proteins:
- a CDS encoding Ankyrin repeat protein, which produces MEGLGIAANVIAVVDLSAKIATICFQYSKDVKDAKNDIERVIRETTAFNKLANGVQDRLAGPHGATLSTSHILSGIFENAKLRLEELDEKLEPSRSRKAMRRFGVRALQWPFQSNDVEKALKDLARYTEAITLGLQIDSSQAISRIEDRTIQDRRREILSWLYPPQHMRADDVLQDILCRRHKGTGLWLNEFEPFCDWMKDEEPSLLWVTGLPGAGKSFLCAAMIEHLQATFIAPDQMTVHFFCSFAGQDGATTDHFLRSAAAQFASQSDRCLTIAMQRFEKKDGHPLRRQEYISLVESFICESNQVFIVVDGIDEIGNYRSEEKKSFVEILNQLLQQPARMSNTSPRPIKGKRKILITSREDSTVRSNLVEQSDSYVCDLESEYNNQLAADLRAFVFAELQRNLAARNLWLGSNELLAEIESRISETAVTILQAELHIRYVSDRRNDRDKLDALKCLPNTLDETYERILALITEMNPQRVAEVTHALQWLAVSAVPLTRKQLAEVVSIQPQDTRLDMSGICQPHDILAPISQLITHVIDHESLVSATQQHQVTGDATVQLRHLTVKNFLTGSAILNTSAKIFHSTKKESHAFAARACLQYLSFTDFSIDCEATGFSVQSLKERYSFLEYAATYWSKHLRLSGISSEAKCIDQLKHLLLWFTDCNSDPARFNTWRSILKLSSGLERERFKRYLDRDHPEFEFYSSSPLSYSIAEGLDALVDELLPCLEDVNQCFHDGNTCLFIAASANNVALVQRFLNMGADIDAPEVNKGLSPLHVAAEKGCDEMVAFLLEHGASPSVRSFSGSTPFYRAARNGSIKCLRLLYDAGSEVDATTWDLWTPLMEAVENNCSDAVKLLLDWGANAAQTSKFGSTPLLLARELPYHMHVDKDIVEALLKKGLETGESCTSMDE; this is translated from the exons ATGGAGGGACTTGGGATTGCAGCTAACGTTATCGCTGTAGTGGATCTGTCCGCAAAGATTGCGACAATCTGCTTTCAATATTCCAAGGACGTCAAAGACGCGAAAAATGACATAGAACGAGTCATTCGGGAGACAACAGCGTTTAACAAGCTTGCCAATGGCGTGCAGGACAGACTTGCTGGCCCTCACGGCGCTACACTCAGCACTTCTCATATTCTGAGCGGCATCTTTGAGAATGCAAAGTTACGTCTTGAAGAACTCGATGAAAAGCTAGAACCCAGCAGGTCCCGCAAAGCAATGCGCCGATTCGGCGTTCGGGCGCTGCAGTGGCCCTTCCAGAGCAATGACGTCGAGAAGGCTTTAAAAGACCTTGCTAGATACACAGAGGCCATCACACTTGGGTTGCAGATTGATAGTTC ACAAGCCATTAGTCGAATAGAAGATCGGACAATCCAAGACCGGCGGCGCGAAATCCTTTCCTGGCTGTATCCTCCGCAGCACATGAGGGCAGATGATGTCTTGCAAGATATTCTCTGCCGTCGACACAAAGGGACCGGCTTATGGCTCAACGAGTTCGAACCGTTCTGTGACTGGATGAAAGACGAGGAACCGAGCTTGTTATGGGTCACGGGGCTCC CTGGAGCCGGCAAATCTTTTTTATG TGCCGCGATGATAGAACATCTTCAAGCAACATTCATAGCACCGGATCAGATGACTGTTCATTTCTTCTGTAGCTTCGCCGGTCAAGATGGAGCAACCACCGATCACTTTTTGAGGTCCGCTGCGGCGCAGTTCGCTTCTCAGTCTGACCGATGCCTCACAATCGCAATGCAAAGGTTTGAGAAGAAAGATGGTCATCCCCTTCGACGACAAGAATACATTTCTCTCGTCGAATCGTTCATATGCGAGAGCAATCAAGTTTTCATCGTCGTTGACGGCATTGATGAGATTGGAAATTACAGAAGCGAGGAAAAGAAGTCATTTGTGGAAATTCTAAACCAGCTCCTTCAACAACCGGCCAGAATGTCCAACACATCACCCCGGCCAATCAAGGGCAAACGAAAGATCCTCATCACCAGCAGGGAAGATTCAACTGTTCGAAGTAACCTCGTAGAGCAATCTGACTCCTACGTCTGCGATCTTGAGTCGGAGTACAACAACCAACTTGCGGCGGACTTGAGGGCATTTGTGTTTGCTGAACTTCAAAGGAACCTTGCCGCGAGGAACTTATGGCTAGGCAGCAATGAACTTCTTGCAGAGATTGAGTCCCGCATATCGGAGACTGCAGTGAC AATCCTTCAAGCAGAGCTGCACATCAGATATGTGTCGGACCGAAGAAACGATCGGGACAAATTAGATGCTTTGAAATGCCTCCCCAACACCCTTGATGAGACGTACGAGCGTATCCTGGCGCTTATCACGGAGATGAACCCGCAAAGAGTGGCAGAAGTCACGCACGCCCTTCAATGGCTTGCTGTCAGCGCTGTACCGCTCACCAGGAAACAACTGGCTGAGGTCGTATCAATCCAGCCTCAAGATACACGGCTCGACATGAGTGGCATTTGTCAACCTCACGATATCCTTGCACCAATCAGTCAGCTCATCACTCATGTCATAGATCACGAAAGCCTCGTGTCTGCGACACAACAACATCAAGTGACGGGAGATGCGACGGTGCAACTCCGCCACCTAACGGTCAAGAACTTCCTCACAGGCTCTGCCATCCTGAACACATCAGCGAAAATATTTCACTCCACTAAAAAAGAATCGCACGCCTTTGCAGCTAGAGCGTGTCTTCAGTATCTCTCATTCACCGACTTCAGCATCGATTGCGAGGCTACAGGCTTTTCAGTCCAGAGTCTAAAAGAGCGTTACTCGTTCCTTGAATACGCTGCTACCTACTGGTCAAAGCATCTTCGACTGAGTGGAATATCGTCAGAGGCAAAGTGCATCGATCAGTTGAAGCACCTCCTTCTCTGGTTCACAGACTGCAATAGTGACCCAGCAAGGTTTAATACGTGGAGATCAATCTTGAAATTATCTAGTGGCCTGGAAAGAGAGCGGTTTAAACGCTACCTTGATCGTGACCATCCAG AGTTCGAGTTCTACAGTTCTTCGCCGCTGTCATACTCTATCGCTGAGGGACTGGACGCTTTGGTTGACGAGCTCCTCCCGTGTCTTGAAGACGTCAACCAGTGTTTCCATGACGGCAATACCTGTCTTTTCATCGCTGCAAGCGCCAACAATGTCGCTCTGGTACAACGATTCCTAAACATGGGAGCAGATATAGACGCTCCTGAAGTCAACAAAGGACTCTCCCCGTTGCATGTTGCAGCGGAGAAAGGCTGTGACGAGATGGTAGCCTTCCTACTGGAGCATGGTGCATCACCCTCTGTGCGGAGcttctcgggctcgacgCCTTTCTACCGCGCTGCGCGTAATGGTTCGATTAAGTGCCTCCGCTTGCTGTATGATGCCGGCAGTGAGGTTGACGCTACAACATGGGATCTGTGGACACCCCTAATGGAAGCAGTCGAGAACAACTGCTCAGATGCTGTAAAGCTACTTCTTGATTGGGGTGCTAATGCAGCGCAGACTTCCAAGTTTGGCTCCACGCCGCTACTACTGGCGAGAGAGTTGCCCTATCACATGCATGTGGATAAAGATATCGTGGAAGCATTGCTGAAGAAGGGACTCGAGACTGGCGAATCATGCACATCCATGGATGAGTAA